The following are from one region of the Magallana gigas chromosome 4, xbMagGiga1.1, whole genome shotgun sequence genome:
- the LOC105322562 gene encoding arrestin domain-containing protein 17, whose product MGQSDNLHFEFENEQGVYIPGQAVRGRLHVTLSQATNVREIRLEFDGRAYCHWSTGSSNRRTDFIGREDYCEAMIPLFGRGLGMGEGNNLPEGQYVYPFSFVLPPGLPSSFEDPWRIGFIRYTLKGIIEKRGFNYSGHVLLRVMSPVDLSFLPNITTPISNRQEKFLCCFCCKSGPITAMLRLDRIGFVLGESIPFQAEIQNMSKRACTVQMNLIMNISYHVKRVTKILPTLAAQVLYPGNITPGETEIWSGGQLLIPSDLPPSHLPGCQIMNIHYSLQLVVLPAGPATQLKVPIDILIGSIPIRFNQQQQVEQLTLSPPPYQDPSPTQPAPTSTSGANLLLTQLAQLSYIEALRNEEGEVTQ is encoded by the exons ATGGGACAATCGGATAACCTACACTTTGAGTTTGAAAACGAGCAGGGTGTGTACATTCCTGGGCAAGCCGTACGTGGTAGGCTTCATGTGACTCTATCTCAAGCAACAAACGTTAGAG AAATAAGACTGGAATTTGATGGGCGTGCCTATTGCCATTGGTCAACTGGGTCTTCCAACAGAAGAACGGATTTTATCGGGCGAGAGGACTACTGTGAAGCAATGATACCTCTCTTTGGACGGG GTCTTGGGATGGGTGAAGGGAATAATTTACCAGAGGGCCAGTACGTCTATCCATTTTCCTTTGTATTGCCTCCTGGCTTACCGTCTTCGTTCGAGGATCCTTGGAGAATCGGGTTCATCCGCTACACATTAAAAGGGATCATTGAGAAGCGAGGCTTTAATTACAGCGGTCACGTCTTACTTCGCGTTATGTCCCCGGTAGATTTGAGCTTCTTACCTAATATTACG ACACCAATCTCCAATAGACAAGAAAAGTTCCTCTGCTGTTTCTGTTGCAAGTCTGGGCCAATAACAGCCATGCTTCGATTAGATAGAATTGGCTTCGTCCTTGGAGAATCCATACCATTTCAGGCAGAAATTCAGAATATGTCAAAGAGAGCATGTACAGTTCAAATGAATCTTATAATG aatATAAGTTATCACGTCAAGAGAGTAACTAAAATACTTCCTACTTTGGCGGCCCAGGTACTCTATCCAGGTAACATTACCCCAGGTGAAACAGAGATATGGTCGGGAGGCCAGTTGTTGATTCCGTCTGATTTGCCGCCGTCGCACTTACCAGGATGTCAAATTATGAACATTCATTACAGTCTTCAG CTAGTGGTTCTGCCAGCCGGACCAGCTACTCAGCTCAAAGTGCCTATCGACATTCTCATTGGATCAATACCCATTAGATTTAATCAGCAGCAACAAGTTGAACAGTTAACCCTCTCTCCTCCCCCATATCAAGATCCTTCGCCCACACAGCCCGCACCCACCTCGACATCAGGAGCAAACTTACTGCTGACGCAGTTGG CACAACTTAGCTATATCGAGGCTCTACGTAATGAAGAGGGGGAGGTAACTCAGTGA